The sequence AGATTTTCAAGTTAAGTTTATCCCTTATATTTGCCTAATAGGTTTTATTGGAGATATTTTTATATCTTCTTTAAAAAGGAAAGTGAATTTGAAAGATTCAGGAAACTTACTTTTAGGACATGGAGGAATATTAGATAGAGTTGATAGTTTAATTTTTACAGCACCTATAATATTATTAATTTTTAAATTATAATTCTTGACAAGAATTGTAAATTTTATTATAATTAACACATAATAACTTATAAACAAAATTAAGGAGGATAAAAAATGGTTACAGGAGATATGAATATAATGGAAGCAGTTGAAAAATACCCAGTAATAGTTGAAGTTTTACAAAGAAATGGTTTAGGTTGTGTAGGATGTATGATAGCTTCAGGAGAAACTTTAGCAGAAGGAATAGAAGCTCACGGATTAGATACTAAAGCTATTCTTGATGAAATTAACTCTCTAATAAAAGAATAATAAATAAAAATAAGGCTACTTAGAAAATTTTCTAGGTAGCCAATTTTTTATTGAGGATCAAATACAAATGTTTTAACAAAGTAAACTTTGATATTTTTTCCATTATGATATATAGGTTTAAATTTCCACTTTTTAATCGCTTTCATAACTTCTGCATCAAAGCCTAAATCTTTATGAGATTGAGTTATTTCAGCTTTTTCAACATTCCCTTTTAAGCCTACTAAAAATTTAACTGTTACTTTTACTTGTTTTGAATATCCTATTGATTCAGCTTGTGAAGGATAATCAGGTTCTACTTCATTTATTATTTGGTAGTTTATTCCTTTTGATGAAAGTGCTATATAGCTCCCATCTC is a genomic window of Fusobacterium nucleatum containing:
- a CDS encoding DUF1858 domain-containing protein; its protein translation is MVTGDMNIMEAVEKYPVIVEVLQRNGLGCVGCMIASGETLAEGIEAHGLDTKAILDEINSLIKE